The genomic region TACACGAACGCCCGCCGGGTCCGCTCGTCCAGGTCGAGGCCCGCGAGCATGCACTTCAGCGCGACGTCGCGGGTGAAGCCCGCCGGCCCAAGGCGGCGGGCGAGGAACACCTCGGCCATTCCGCCCCGCCCGAGAGAGCGCACGACCTCGTAACGCGCTCCTTCGCCACCGAGGACGAGGTTCTCGCCCGCCCGGAGCGGGCTCGCCCAGCCGAATGGCGCTTCGGGCTGGGTTAGATCGGCATCCCCCAGATCGAAGCGCGACGTCGGCGCTGCCGTGTTCTCGCCCCTCGTCGCCATCCGGTCAGAAGTCGAGGCCGCCGAGGGTGACGGCGCGCCGCTTCCCGGCCCCCTCGTAGACGGTGAGCTCGAAGGGTCCGCCGCCGCTGTCACCCTCGGGGAGGCGCAGCGAGACCACGCCGCTGCTCACCCTCTGGAACTCGATCGTCCTCTCCGACAGGTACTCGCGCTTGTTCGCGCCCTTGTTCACCACCACCGAGCCGACCTCGATCGGGATGCGACCGCGGTTCTCGAGCGTGAAGGTCAGGATCACCTCCCGGCCGAAGTAGCAGAGCTCGGTCACCTCGAGCACCATGTCATCGTTCCGCGCGCGCGAGCCCTTCTTCGAGCAGTGGTGCGGCTCGCTGAAGGCGCGGAGGAACCGGCCGCTCACCTCTGCGTCGATGCGCGCGGCGCTCTCTGCCTCGAGCTTCGCCTTCTCCACCCGGACGTACTCGCTCTCGCCGGCCCGGTTCGGGTAGACGAGCACCACCCGCGTGTCCGCCGCCTTCCGCTCGACGCGTTCCAGGTAGAGCATGAGCGTCGTGTGCTCGAGCCGGACGAGCACGGTGGTAACCGCCTCCTGCCCCGACTTCGACTGCCGCACCGCCTCGCCGTTGGGGGTGATGGCGAGGAACCTGCCCTGGGCCACGGTCTCGACCCGGAAGAGCGCGTCGCTGTCGGGGTTCCGCAGGTCGGTGCAGTCGCCGCACGTGGGCGCGCCGAGCATGTCCTCCGGAAACTCGACCGTGGTGAGGAGGTTGCGACTGGTCCGGATCGCGATCGCCTTCCCGGCCGACTTCTCGTCCAGGACGACCTCCCGGACTCCCTGCACCGGCGCGGGTGCGGCCGAGGCCGCATCCTTCACTCCACCGGGCGGGGCGGCCGCCAGGAGCGCGAGGGAGACCGTCGTCATCGCGAGCGTCGAAGCGGTAAGCATGGCGGGACCCCTCCCAGCCGCGCGCCGACTGCGCGCGGTGGCATGCCCAATCATGCCATTTCCCGCCGGGGGTCCAGCGGGATCTGCGCGGAGCGCCCCAACTGGTCACCGGAGGAGGAGGCCCAGGGGCCGACCTGCCCTCTATGCGCGTGGGCCTCCCAGAGGCGCCGAACTCTCGCCGTTCACCCTCTGTCCTGCAGGGCCCGTCGACCCGCTCCCGCTCCCCGAGTGGCCGCGCTCCGAGCCAGCCGAAAGCCTGCGCGTCCTCCGCGCCCGCCCGCGCCACCTCGCAAGCAGCCTCGGTGGCACGGCTCCTCCGGAGGGCTCCGCCGCGGCGCCGAGAAGCCTCGGACGCGCGATCGGCCGGCTCTCCGCGCTCATGGTCGCTGCTTCAGCCGCCCCAGCCTGGGGTGAGGGCGGCATGAAGCCGCGCCCACCACAGGGAGCCGGAAGATGGCCAACACGACCTACACGGTGAAGAAGGCGAAGAAGCAGGGCGAGAAGACGTTCTACCAGGAGGTGGGGAAGCTCCTCATCCGCGAGGGCGCCAAGAACGGCGTCCTCTTCCTCCACTTCCTCGACGGCGAGTACGCCGTCTTCGTCCAGGAGCCGCGCGAGCAGGGCGGCGACGGCGCCGCCAAGTAGTCAGACCGGGCGGCGGGGGCCGCAGCGCCCCCGCCGGTCTGGCTTGAGCACAGCCCCGGATGAGGCCCGCGCGGGACGCGCGGCCGCCAGGGCTTCTGCTTGCAAGTGAAAGACTGTCCACATATTGTTTCTTCTGAACGACGAGCAACAGAGGGCATCATGCGAGCGCACGCACCTGCGAACACCCCCGAGCCGAGCGCCGTCCTCACGAAGGCGACGCTTCGCGCGGCCTCTTCGCTCGACGTCTCGAACGCAGAGCTCGCCAAGATCATCGGCGTCAGCGCAGCGTCCGTTTCGAGGCTCCGTTCGTCTGCGCGCACCATCGCCCCCGGGACGAAGGAAGGCGAGCTCGCGCTCACGTTCCTTCGCCTGTACCGGAGCCTCGCCGCTCTCCTTGCGGACCCGGCGAAGTGCCGGAGCTGGTTCCACTCCCAGAACCATCACCTCGGCGGCGTGCCGGCGGAGCTCGTCCGACGCGTAGAGGGCCTCGTCGATGCCACCCAGTATCTGGACGCGATGCGGGGGAAGGTCTAGCGCCCGCGAACTGCGATGCGCTCCCTGGCGCGTCGTGGAGGGGCAGCGGATCATTTCGACGCGATCCCTCGTCGACTCTGACGCCGAACACGACCTCCTCGAGGAGATGATCGACGCGAGCAAGCCGGCCCTGCCGCCGGAGCCCGCGTTCGCCGGTCTCCACTACCTCCTCTACACGCCATTCCGTTACCCACCCCTGCGCCACGGTTCCCGGTTCGGCCGCAGGCACGAGCGCGCGCTCTGGTACGGCGCGGAGGAGCTCGCCACCGCCCTCGCGGAGGTGGCCTACTACCGGCTCCTCTTCTTCGAGGGCACGGCGGCGCAACTCGCGCCGGACACGATCACCGTTTCCGCTTTCCAGGCGCGGATCAGAACCAGCGCGGGGGTCGACCTCACCGACCCGGTGTTCAAGCCGTACCTCGCCAGCCTCTGCTCGAAGACGAGCTACGCCCAGAGCCAGGCGCTCGGCTCCGAGATGAGGGCGGACGGGATCGAGGTGGTGCGCTACCCCTCTGCGCGCCATCCGGGGCAGGGCCTCAACCTCGCCCTGTTCACCCCGGCTTTCGCGGCGAAGACGCCCGTCGGTGCGCCGCAGACTTGGTACTGCACGGTGACGCCCACGCGCGACGTGGAGTTCCGGTACGAGGCCGTCGCGGGCGTCCAGAAGGTCGACTTTCCACGCAAGAGATTCCTGGTGAGGGGCGCGCTGCCCGCTCCAGCACTCTAGGATTCCTGACGCTCGACTGCCCAGGCCGGCACCTCGCCGCCCCAGTTCCAGCGCGGCGGCGCGGTGCCGCCCGACACGAACCAGGGAGCTGTCATGCCAGCCACAGCGAAGAAGACAGGGGCGAAGCCAGCCAAGTCCCGACAGGCACCGAAGTCGATTCCGGTCGCCCTCATCGACATCGGCCTCATCGATCCGTCGCCGCTGAATCGCGACGCCGGACGCGACCTTGTTCCGCTGATCGAGTCGATCCGGCGCTTCGGAATCCAGATGCCGATCAAGCTCCGGCCCAAGGGAGAGCGGTTCGAGATCATCTACGGCGAGCGGCGCTGGCGCGCCGCCAAGGAGGCCGGGCTCGACGCCATTCCGGCGACGGTCGAGGACCTCTCCGACGAGGAGGCCCAGGCGCGACGCATCCTCGAGAACACCCAGCGCCAGGATCCTCACGCGCTCGAGGAAGCCGAGGCCTACGAGCGACTCCTCGCCATGCGCGACCGGAAGGGCAAGGCGGTCCACACCGTCGAGTCGGTCGCCGAGGTCGCCGGGCGCTCGCCGGCCCACGTCTACCACCGCCTGAAGCTCACCGCGCTCGCTCCCGAGCTGCGGAAGGCGTTCTACGCCGGCGAGCTCTCGGCGACCGGCGCGTTCCTCGTCGCTCGCGGCATCCCGACCGAGCTCCAGGCCGAGGCCTGGGCGCGGATGAAGCGCTACGCCGAGGCCGACGCCTTCGAGGACGAGCTCGACGACGAAGGCCACCTCACCGTCTCGGCCATCGAGGACATCATCGACCGCGATTACGCCCGCCGGATCGACGGGGCACCGTTCCCGGTCGGGGACGCGAGCCTCGTCCCCGCCGCTGGAGCCTGTGCCGCCTGCCCGAAGCGCAGTGTGAATCAGCCGGCGCTCTTCCCGGAGCCCGACCGCGAGGACGTTTGCACCGACGTCGCCTGCTGGCGCGGCAAGGTGGCCGCGTTCATTGAGCGTGAGCGGCGCGAAGTGTTCGCGGTGGGCGGGACCGTGCTCCTCGAGGAGGAGTCGCGGCGCGTCTTCAACGGCGGCGCGGCGCTCCCCTGGAACAGCCCCTGGATCGACCTCGACGGCCCCTGTCACGAGCACCCCGAGCGCCTGCGCTGGCGCGAGCTGCTCGGCGACCTCTGCCCGGCGCCGACGCTGGCGTTCACTTCCCAGGGACGGCCCATGCGGCTCGCCCGGCGCGCCGAGGCCCTGGGGGCTCTCCAGAAGAACGGGATCGACCTCTCCGCGCGCCGCCCTCCGGGCGAGCCCGCGACCGAAGCCGGCGGCTCGAGCGCGGAGTTCTCCAGCCGGCCAGCGCCGCCCAGCGACGCGGCCGAGACTCGCTTCACCGCCGAGGTCGCGCGCGCCACCCGGCAGCGGCTCCTCGCAGCAGTCGTGGCCGCAGCGGAAGGCGCCGCTCCGGACGACGACCGCTTCGCGAACCTCGTGTACGAGACCATCCTGCACGGCGGCTACCACAACGCGCTCGTGGACACCGTGAAGCGTCGCGCCGGCAAGGTCCCGAAGGGCGAGCAGCCCGAGGTCGCGCTCGCCCGGATCGCGGAGGGGCTCTCCGGCCCTGCGCTCCGCGCGCTCGTGCTCGAGCTCTGCCTCTCTCGGGGAGCGTACTTCATCCTCTCCGGGGACAAGTACCCGCGCGACCTCGCCCGCGCGCTCGAGGTCTATGCGATCGACGCAGAAGGGCTCGAGAGGGCGGTCGCAGACGAGCTCGGCGCAAAGCGGGCGGCTCGCGCAGGCAAGACCGTCGCGACGCACGCGTAGAGCCGGAAGCCTCTTTCGCTGAGCTTCCGGCGCCTCACACCCCGCCGGACGCAGTTCGCGGAGCTGGCCATGTCCTCCCTGTCACGGCCCGCCGAGCACGCCCCCGGGGCATCGTGCCCCGGGGGCGCTTCGTTTCGCCCCACCCGCTCCTCCCGCCGGCGACGTGCCGCCTGCGGCGTCGAAGGCGGCACGTCGCCGCCTCGGAATGGGGAGGTGACGCGTGAAGAACGAGGCTCCAACCACTGCGCACGAGCGGCTCGATCAGCTGGGCGCGCGGGCGCTGTCCGACGCCGAGCTGGTGGCGGTCCTGCTCGGACCTTTCAGCGGCTCCAACAGCGTACGCGACGCAGCGCTACATCTCCTCGACGAGCGTCCCCTCTCCGAGATCGCCTGGGCCTCCGCCGACGAGCTCCGGCAGGTACAGGGCATCGGCCCGGCTCGGGCGGCCGCGCTCGTCGCGGCCTTTGAGCTTGGCCGGCGCGGCGCCTGGTCCGCGCCGAAGCGCGGCGAGCGCATCCTCGATCCGAGCCGCGTGTACGAACTCTTGCGGCCGCTGGCCTACGCCGAACGGGAGGAGTTCCACGTCATCCTGCTCGACGTCCGCGGACGCCTCCTCAAGAGCGTGAAGGTCGCGGAGGGCTCGATCTCCCAGTGCCCCGTCTCGCCGCGCGACGCCCTGCGCGAACCGGTCCGGATCGGCGCGCACGGGGTGGTGTTCGTCCACAATCACCCCAGCGGCGACCCGGCCCCGAGCGCCGAAGACGCCGACCTCACCGACCGGCTCCGCGCCGCGTCCGAGCTCGTCGGAGTGCTGGCCCGCGACCACGTCATCGTGGCGACCGGTGGCTATTACTCGTTCGTGGAGGCCGGGCGCTGGAGGAGGTGAACCCACCCGCCCGTGCGGGCGCGCGGCCCCGCGCCGCCTCTCCGAGGCGCGCGGCGCGGTGCCGCGGCACACGCACGGGGAGATCATCAAATGAGCCTCTCGCTCATCCGCAGTCATCTGCAGACCGCCGGTCAGCACGTCGGAGACATGCTCTGGTGGACGCTCGAGGACGCACGCATCGGCCGAGCCCGCCTCGAGGAGGTCTGGACCTCCGCCGGCCTCCCTGCGGCGCTCCTGCCGGAGCCGCCCACGCCCGAGAAGGCCCTGCGCACCGCTGTCCGCGAGGCGCAGGTCGGCCAGCAGGGCCACCTCATCCGGCTCGGCAAGGAGGACGACGACGAGCTCGTCTTCGCCGTCGTGCAGGAGCAGCGCGACGGCGCCGGCAACGTGAGCTACCGGCAGGAGGCCCGGATCGTCCTCCGCCGCCTCGTCACGCCCTTCCTCGGAAGTGACGCACCCGACCACGAGCTCGTCCGCGCGGTGCGCCAGCGCTATGAGGCCCTCCTCACCACCCACACCGCCGACGACGTCCGCCGCGCACTCGTGAAGACGCTCGCCTCCTGCGCCGCGGTCACGTTGCGCGATCACGGCGGCGTGTACTGGGTGCCGGCGCCGTTCGCGGAGACGCTCCGGCGGCTCCAGGTGGCCGTGGCCGGGATCGGCGGGAGCCGGCTCGACGTCATCCCGGTGCACGCCTCCCCCGAGGCCTCGCAGGCGCTCGGCGCCGCCGCCCGCTCAGCGCTGGAAGACGACCTCGCCGTCCTCACCGCCGAGATCGAGACCTTCCTGCAAGAGCCGCCGGAACGCGCCTCCACCCTCACCCGCCGCCTCGCCACCTTCGACGAGCTGCGCGCGAAGGCCCACCTCTACCACTCCGTTCTCGAGGTCCAGGTTGCGGACCTGGACGCCCGGCTCGACGACCTCACACGCCACGTCGAGGGGCTCCTCCAGGCAAAGGCATCCTGAGCGACGCGCGCGCCGCCGCTCTCACGAGCGGCGCGCTTGCCGCTCCTCACAGGGAGCCATCCGATGACGTCAGCACTCCAACCGATCCAGCAGCTTTCCCAGGATCTCAACGCCCGCTTCCCCGAGAGGCGCGAGGTCATCGACGGCGCCCTCTGCGCCGTCCTCGCCGGCGAGCACCTCCTCTTGCTCGGCCCGCCCGGCACCGCCAAGAGCGCGCTCGTCCGGGCAATCGCGCAGGCGTTCGAGGGCAGCTACTTCGAGCGACTCCTCACCCGGTTCTCGACCCCCGAAGAGCTCTTCGGACCGGTGAGCCTCAAGGCCCTCGAGCAGGACCGCTACGCCCGCGTCGTCGCGGGGAAGCTGCCGGAGGCACAGTTCGCGTTCGTGGACGAGGTGTTCAAGGCGAACTCCGCCATCCTGAACAGCCTCCTCACCGCCATGAACGAGCGGCTCTTCCACAACGATGGGGCGCCGGTGCAGATGCCGCTCGTGAGCCTCTTCGGGGCATCGAACGAGCTGCCCGACGGGAAGGAGCTCGAGGCGCTCTTCGATCGCTTCCTCCTCCGCTTCGACGTCCAGTATTTGCGCCGGCCGTCGAGCTTCCGCGCCGTCGTCACCGGGTCCGAGCCCACCGCCTCCCTCGCCTTCCCGTTCCAGGCGCTTCAGGACGCCCAGGCCGCCGCTGCGGCCGTCATAGTCACCGACGCGACCGTAGACGCCCTCCTCGCCATCCGAGACGCCTGCACCGCCGAGGGCATCGTCGCCTCCGACCGCCGCTGGAAGAAGAGCCTCCGCGTGGTCCAAGCCCACGCCTTCCTGGCGGGAGAGAGCGCGACCACCCCCGAGGACCTCCTCGTCCTCGTCGACGCGCTCTGGCGCGAGCCCAAGGAGCGCGCCAAGGTGGCGCGGCTCGTCGGCGAGCTCGCCGACCCTGTGAGCGCGAAGGCGGCCGAGATCCTCGATGCGGCCCGCGAGACGGCCGCCAAGGTCGCCGGGCTCCGCTCCTCCGACCGCAAGGCCTACATCGCGAGCGCCGCGCAGGCGCTCGACGACTTCAAGGCGCAGCAGGCGCGCCTCGCCGACTTGGCGCGCGGCGCCGGGCCGCGCGCCAAGGCCACGCTCGCCGACGCCGGCCAGGAGATCGCCCAGCTCCACTCCGATCTCGCCAGGTCCGTCACGCACGGCCTCGGGCTCGCCGGCGCGCGCTGAAAGAGAGAACGCCCATGCGACGCAACGCCTTCGACGTTCCCAAGTGGCACCTCATCCAGCACCGCGACGCGCGGGGGCTGCCGCTCCCCGCCGGCAACGACTCCCCCCGGCGCAGGCTCGAGGACGAGCTCTTCGAACGGCTCTACGCCGGCGCTTGTGAGCCGATCCCGGAGGCGGACGCGGTCCCGGCCCTGCGGGCCTGGTCCGAGCGGGTCCACGCAAGCTGCGAGGCCCTGCCCCAGTTCAGCCGGCTCGCCGACGAGTGCCGCGGCGACGCGGCTGCTGCCGCCGCCGCGGTCGAGAGCCTCCTCGACGCCCTCGGCGAGCTCCCGCCGCCTGAGGCGCCCGCGCCGCGAACGGCGGCGGGCTCGGCCAAGGACCCTCTCCGCCGGCCGCTCGTCGCCGCTTGCGCGGCGGCTTCGCGCGCCGCCGAGGAGCTGCGGGAGGCGACCGAGGGGCTTGCCGGGGTCGCTCCCGGCTCCTCCACCGAGCGGGGCGGGCCCGGCGACGGCCGGGCCGCCCGGAGCCTCGCGGCCAGGCTCCGGAGCGACGAGCGCCTCCGGCGCATCGCGCTCCTCGCTGGCCGGATGAAGCGCATCGCCGCGTCGAAGCGGCGCGGGCGGGTCCGGCACGGCGCCGACGAGGTGAGCGACGTGATTCAGGGCGGCGAGCTCGACCGGGCGCTGCCGGTCGAGCTCGCCCGCCTCACACACCCGAGGCGCCGGCTCGACTTCCTGCGGAGCCTCCTCGAACGACAGGTGCTCGAGTACCAGCTCACCGGGAAGGAACCGCTCGGCCGCGGTCCGCTCGTCGTCCTCCTCGACAAGAGCTCGTCCATGGACAGCGACGGCGGCGCCAGGGACATCTGGGCGACCGCGCTCGCGCTGGCGCTCTTCGAGCAGGCGCGCGCCGAGCGCCGGACCTTCGCGCTCATCGCCTACAACGCGGCACCCTTCCACGTCGAGGTGGTGCGCCCTGGCGACGCACTCCCCGAGGAGGCACTCTTCACCCGCTGCGGCGGAGGGACGTCCATCTCCGCAGCGCTCACCCGGGGACTCGACCTCGTCGCCGAGGCACGCGGCGAGCTCAGGCGTGCCGATCTCGTCCTCGTCTCCGACGGAGAGGACGATCCCGGCCCCGCGTCGGAGCTTCGCGCGCGCGCGGCCGCTATGGGCGCGAGCATCTTCGGGCTCGCCATCGGGATGCCCGGCGCGGCGCTCTCGCCCTGGTGTGACGAGGCGCACGGCGTCACCGATCTCGCGACCCTGGAGCCTGCAGTCGCGAGCGCCCTGTTCGCGTGATGGCGCGCCGAGCGCTGCCGCCGAGCATCGGTCCGTCTCCGTCCGCTCGCTCCGGCGGCGCCGAGAGACCGCCGTGCCCCGCGCGACGACCGCGCCAGCTCTCAACGGCCTCGCTGTCACGGTCGCCGCCTCACTGCGGCGGGGCCCGGCATCGGCACCGCCTCCGCGCGCTCGAGGGCGCCATCTCGCCGCTCCACTTCGTTCGAGAGCGGCGAGATACCGCCCAAACAGGGAGACGGACAGATGCTCTACGACAAGGCAGCGCGGTACACCGACCTGCAAGACGCGATCGAGGAGACGTTCGAGGGCATGAAGCTCGAGATGATCGCCTGCGAACTCTGCGGGGACTATCACCCGCCCGACATCCACCTCACCCCGTTCACCCCCTACGACCCCGCCGACCCGGAGGAGGCGTAGCCATGGCCGGCACCGACGAAGTTGTCGGACGCATCCTCTCCCGCAAGCCCTTCACCGTCCTCGGGTACAGCGCCGAGGACGCAGTCTGGTGCCCCGAGTGCCTCCGGACGGCTGCCGGGCTCTCGCCCGGGCGGACCGACACCTGCGGGCGCCCGGTGGCCCCGCTCTACGCGCGGGACGCTGCGGTACGCGAGGAGGTCTGCGAGTACTGTGACCGCGCGCTGTACGAGCTACTCGCGACCCGCTCCGGACCGAAGCCCGAGCAGAAGCCGGTCACCGCCCAGCTCCGGGTGCACGGGAAGCGCACCGCGATCGAGTTCGACCGCGTGCCACCCCTGGACATCCGGAACCAGCTCAAGAGCAGCGGCTGGCGCTGGGATCCGCGGTTCCGGGTCTGGTGGTCGGGCGAGGAGACACCACGGGTGCCGGCGGGCATCGTCCTTCCGACCGCGCTGCGGGCTCCGGCGGCTCTGGGGCCGCTGATTC from Anaeromyxobacter paludicola harbors:
- a CDS encoding MbcA/ParS/Xre antitoxin family protein, whose translation is MRAHAPANTPEPSAVLTKATLRAASSLDVSNAELAKIIGVSAASVSRLRSSARTIAPGTKEGELALTFLRLYRSLAALLADPAKCRSWFHSQNHHLGGVPAELVRRVEGLVDATQYLDAMRGKV
- a CDS encoding RES family NAD+ phosphorylase; translated protein: MIDASKPALPPEPAFAGLHYLLYTPFRYPPLRHGSRFGRRHERALWYGAEELATALAEVAYYRLLFFEGTAAQLAPDTITVSAFQARIRTSAGVDLTDPVFKPYLASLCSKTSYAQSQALGSEMRADGIEVVRYPSARHPGQGLNLALFTPAFAAKTPVGAPQTWYCTVTPTRDVEFRYEAVAGVQKVDFPRKRFLVRGALPAPAL
- a CDS encoding ParB/RepB/Spo0J family partition protein produces the protein MPIKLRPKGERFEIIYGERRWRAAKEAGLDAIPATVEDLSDEEAQARRILENTQRQDPHALEEAEAYERLLAMRDRKGKAVHTVESVAEVAGRSPAHVYHRLKLTALAPELRKAFYAGELSATGAFLVARGIPTELQAEAWARMKRYAEADAFEDELDDEGHLTVSAIEDIIDRDYARRIDGAPFPVGDASLVPAAGACAACPKRSVNQPALFPEPDREDVCTDVACWRGKVAAFIERERREVFAVGGTVLLEEESRRVFNGGAALPWNSPWIDLDGPCHEHPERLRWRELLGDLCPAPTLAFTSQGRPMRLARRAEALGALQKNGIDLSARRPPGEPATEAGGSSAEFSSRPAPPSDAAETRFTAEVARATRQRLLAAVVAAAEGAAPDDDRFANLVYETILHGGYHNALVDTVKRRAGKVPKGEQPEVALARIAEGLSGPALRALVLELCLSRGAYFILSGDKYPRDLARALEVYAIDAEGLERAVADELGAKRAARAGKTVATHA
- the radC gene encoding RadC family protein, which produces MKNEAPTTAHERLDQLGARALSDAELVAVLLGPFSGSNSVRDAALHLLDERPLSEIAWASADELRQVQGIGPARAAALVAAFELGRRGAWSAPKRGERILDPSRVYELLRPLAYAEREEFHVILLDVRGRLLKSVKVAEGSISQCPVSPRDALREPVRIGAHGVVFVHNHPSGDPAPSAEDADLTDRLRAASELVGVLARDHVIVATGGYYSFVEAGRWRR
- a CDS encoding DUF6744 family protein → MSLSLIRSHLQTAGQHVGDMLWWTLEDARIGRARLEEVWTSAGLPAALLPEPPTPEKALRTAVREAQVGQQGHLIRLGKEDDDELVFAVVQEQRDGAGNVSYRQEARIVLRRLVTPFLGSDAPDHELVRAVRQRYEALLTTHTADDVRRALVKTLASCAAVTLRDHGGVYWVPAPFAETLRRLQVAVAGIGGSRLDVIPVHASPEASQALGAAARSALEDDLAVLTAEIETFLQEPPERASTLTRRLATFDELRAKAHLYHSVLEVQVADLDARLDDLTRHVEGLLQAKAS
- a CDS encoding AAA family ATPase, which encodes MTSALQPIQQLSQDLNARFPERREVIDGALCAVLAGEHLLLLGPPGTAKSALVRAIAQAFEGSYFERLLTRFSTPEELFGPVSLKALEQDRYARVVAGKLPEAQFAFVDEVFKANSAILNSLLTAMNERLFHNDGAPVQMPLVSLFGASNELPDGKELEALFDRFLLRFDVQYLRRPSSFRAVVTGSEPTASLAFPFQALQDAQAAAAAVIVTDATVDALLAIRDACTAEGIVASDRRWKKSLRVVQAHAFLAGESATTPEDLLVLVDALWREPKERAKVARLVGELADPVSAKAAEILDAARETAAKVAGLRSSDRKAYIASAAQALDDFKAQQARLADLARGAGPRAKATLADAGQEIAQLHSDLARSVTHGLGLAGAR
- a CDS encoding VWA domain-containing protein — translated: MRRNAFDVPKWHLIQHRDARGLPLPAGNDSPRRRLEDELFERLYAGACEPIPEADAVPALRAWSERVHASCEALPQFSRLADECRGDAAAAAAAVESLLDALGELPPPEAPAPRTAAGSAKDPLRRPLVAACAAASRAAEELREATEGLAGVAPGSSTERGGPGDGRAARSLAARLRSDERLRRIALLAGRMKRIAASKRRGRVRHGADEVSDVIQGGELDRALPVELARLTHPRRRLDFLRSLLERQVLEYQLTGKEPLGRGPLVVLLDKSSSMDSDGGARDIWATALALALFEQARAERRTFALIAYNAAPFHVEVVRPGDALPEEALFTRCGGGTSISAALTRGLDLVAEARGELRRADLVLVSDGEDDPGPASELRARAAAMGASIFGLAIGMPGAALSPWCDEAHGVTDLATLEPAVASALFA